The Gammaproteobacteria bacterium genome has a segment encoding these proteins:
- a CDS encoding transposase — MQVIGHDVTAVRLQPAHGGPFTPEGMRRLPAKQYVLLRRRHRCRYFGFGNPTNPPDYRADGRSPLGHIRWQFVRNFLPMPRQPRVHAPGGLYHAILRGNHRQAIFAAEDDYLAFEEILCAALERYGARLHAYCWMPNHVHLAIQVSDPPLGRIMHLLASRYARLKQKMVPTTGHLFERRYRAKVVAADQYLLTLVRYIHLNPVRAGLAADPTGYQWSSHRAYLGTVSVGWLEVALTLGLLDPSRAVARIAYQRFMADQPGDDEIAHIHPGGDRPWAGPGPPAARLDWPAASTRSGVPRDLEAIVHEVACELGVDPADLASPRRLPRLVSARREIARRAIREGVATLSEVASRLRRAPSSLSELLANRGRQ, encoded by the coding sequence CGCCTCCCGGCGAAACAATACGTACTCCTCCGCAGGCGACACCGGTGCCGGTACTTCGGTTTCGGAAACCCGACGAACCCGCCAGATTATCGAGCGGACGGAAGGTCACCGCTCGGTCATATTCGTTGGCAGTTCGTCCGGAACTTCCTGCCGATGCCGCGCCAGCCTCGTGTCCACGCTCCCGGTGGTCTGTACCACGCCATCCTGCGGGGCAACCACCGGCAGGCGATCTTCGCGGCCGAGGACGACTATCTGGCTTTTGAAGAAATCCTCTGTGCCGCGCTGGAGCGCTATGGTGCGCGGCTTCACGCCTATTGCTGGATGCCGAACCATGTCCACCTGGCCATCCAGGTGAGCGACCCGCCCCTGGGACGGATCATGCATCTGCTGGCGTCACGGTACGCGCGCCTCAAGCAGAAAATGGTTCCGACTACCGGCCACCTGTTCGAGCGGCGATACCGTGCCAAGGTCGTCGCAGCTGATCAGTATCTGCTCACCCTGGTTCGGTACATACATCTCAATCCCGTGCGGGCCGGGCTGGCCGCCGATCCCACGGGGTATCAGTGGAGCAGTCATCGGGCTTACCTCGGAACCGTCTCCGTCGGGTGGCTGGAGGTCGCATTGACGCTGGGCCTGCTCGACCCCAGCCGGGCCGTCGCCCGCATCGCTTATCAGAGGTTCATGGCGGATCAGCCTGGCGACGACGAAATCGCTCACATTCACCCGGGTGGGGACCGCCCATGGGCAGGTCCGGGTCCGCCCGCGGCCAGGCTGGATTGGCCGGCCGCGTCAACGCGCAGCGGCGTGCCCCGGGACCTCGAGGCGATCGTCCATGAGGTGGCTTGCGAACTGGGCGTTGATCCGGCTGACCTGGCGTCGCCACGCCGCCTGCCCCGTCTCGTCAGTGCGCGCAGGGAGATTGCCCGGCGAGCGATCAGGGAAGGCGTGGCGACGCTGTCCGAAGTGGCGTCCCGCCTGCGCCGTGCACCATCCAGCCTGAGCGAGTTGCTCGCGAATCGGGGACGTCAATAA
- a CDS encoding IS630 family transposase — MRKHRRGASLDLTAQERADLEAIVASRSLPHGLVRRANMILMTESGVSIRETARRVKVTPPAVTNWRKRFREDRLSGLHDQLRSGRPRTHADDEIAALLNTAMSQQPKASTHWSVRDLAGETGISKSTVQRYLKLFSLQPHRAKSFKLSTDPFFIEKVRDVVGLYLNPPDNALVLCVDEKSQVQALERTQPMLPMGLGYVEGVTHDYVRHGTTTLFAALDIANGQVLTQCKPHHRHQEFLGFLRHIESSVPEHLDVHLVVDNYGTHKHAKVRAWIARRPRFHVHYTPTYASWLNQVERWFGHITHKAIRRGSFHSVADLRRKIERFVDHWNEHPRPFAWTATADSILAKLERLGKVISGTRH; from the coding sequence ATGCGCAAACATCGGCGAGGAGCTTCACTCGATCTTACTGCACAGGAACGTGCGGATTTGGAAGCCATCGTTGCCTCACGCAGCCTGCCGCATGGCTTGGTACGGCGAGCGAACATGATTTTGATGACGGAAAGCGGCGTATCGATCCGCGAGACGGCGCGCCGCGTGAAGGTGACGCCGCCGGCGGTGACCAACTGGCGCAAGCGCTTTCGCGAGGATCGATTGTCGGGATTGCACGATCAACTGCGCTCGGGCCGGCCGCGCACGCACGCCGATGATGAGATTGCAGCGTTGCTGAACACGGCCATGTCGCAGCAGCCGAAGGCCTCTACGCACTGGAGCGTGCGCGACCTGGCAGGGGAAACCGGCATTTCCAAGAGCACAGTGCAGCGCTATCTGAAGCTGTTCAGTCTGCAACCGCACCGCGCCAAGTCTTTCAAGCTCTCCACCGACCCGTTCTTCATCGAGAAGGTGCGCGACGTTGTCGGCTTGTACCTCAATCCACCGGACAATGCGCTGGTTTTGTGCGTTGACGAGAAGAGCCAGGTACAGGCCCTGGAGCGCACGCAGCCGATGCTGCCGATGGGGCTGGGCTATGTCGAAGGTGTCACCCACGACTACGTTCGCCATGGCACCACCACGCTGTTTGCGGCGCTCGACATTGCCAATGGACAGGTATTGACCCAGTGCAAGCCGCATCATCGGCACCAGGAGTTTCTGGGTTTTCTGCGTCACATCGAATCGAGCGTCCCGGAGCATCTTGACGTCCACCTGGTTGTCGACAACTACGGCACGCATAAGCACGCCAAAGTCCGAGCATGGATCGCGCGTCGCCCGCGCTTCCATGTTCACTACACACCGACCTACGCCTCTTGGCTCAATCAGGTGGAGCGTTGGTTCGGCCACATCACTCACAAAGCAATCCGCCGCGGCTCCTTCCACTCGGTCGCCGATCTGCGCCGCAAGATCGAGCGCTTCGTCGATCACTGGAACGAACATCCGAGACCTTTTGCTTGGACTGCTACCGCCGACTCAATCCTCGCCAAGCTCGAACGACTCGGCAAAGTTATTTCTGGGACACGACACTAG
- a CDS encoding DUF1566 domain-containing protein, producing MKRVFWGIALSVLLAGSANAALLSRAGGQAYYDDVLNITWLANANLADTNAFGVTGINANGTMTWAKANEWIAAMNTAAYLGISNWRLPTVVDTGTLVSCPRNNFAESFELGED from the coding sequence ATGAAACGGGTTTTCTGGGGGATTGCGCTGTCGGTGCTGCTGGCGGGTTCGGCGAATGCGGCGCTGTTGAGTCGCGCGGGCGGACAGGCGTACTACGACGATGTGTTGAATATCACGTGGCTGGCGAACGCCAACCTGGCCGATACCAACGCCTTCGGGGTCACCGGGATCAATGCCAACGGCACGATGACCTGGGCGAAGGCGAACGAGTGGATTGCGGCGATGAACACCGCGGCGTATCTCGGGATCAGCAACTGGCGGCTGCCGACGGTCGTGGACACCGGCACCCTAGTGTCGTGTCCCAGAAATAACTTTGCCGAGTCGTTCGAGCTTGGCGAGGATTGA
- a CDS encoding DUF5658 family protein, with protein MVPSRSALLLGQLTGRRGPAPGLLHDRRHAGDRRRHSAWSFLYGGLRPRRRTGRRAGDEHRIFFDWHEPRVLYLALAILLMSCADALFTLNLLAAGGEELNAVMRALLSQGVRWFLWAKIGLTAFGVVVLVVAARRLVLGRVSVFWMMRLFFAGYVVLIGWELYLLGWRATKTGPATMDILTHWVAG; from the coding sequence GTGGTGCCGTCTCGTTCGGCGTTGTTGCTTGGGCAGTTGACCGGCCGGCGCGGGCCGGCGCCGGGGTTGCTGCACGACCGGCGTCATGCGGGCGATCGGCGACGGCATTCCGCCTGGTCGTTCCTGTACGGCGGGCTGCGTCCGCGCCGGCGCACGGGCCGGCGTGCTGGCGACGAGCACCGCATCTTCTTCGACTGGCACGAGCCGCGGGTGCTGTACCTCGCGCTCGCGATCCTGCTCATGAGCTGCGCCGATGCGCTGTTCACGCTCAACCTGCTGGCGGCCGGCGGCGAGGAGCTCAACGCGGTCATGCGTGCGCTGCTCAGCCAGGGCGTCCGCTGGTTCCTGTGGGCCAAGATCGGTCTCACCGCGTTTGGAGTCGTCGTGCTCGTGGTGGCGGCCCGGCGCCTGGTGCTCGGGCGCGTATCGGTGTTCTGGATGATGCGGCTGTTTTTTGCCGGGTACGTGGTGCTGATCGGTTGGGAACTCTATCTGCTCGGCTGGCGCGCGACGAAGACCGGGCCGGCGACCATGGATATCCTGACGCATTGGGTGGCGGGCTGA
- a CDS encoding limonene-1,2-epoxide hydrolase family protein, translated as MSRTGPTAGAAPGANPTLERVERDNEALARSFCAAWSAMDPERIVAHLAPDCVYQIYRNGPVKRGAPEIHATLAAFMQRWQRVEFEIFRLSALGDFVLHERSERYTGRDGHPDWEFNVTSLLLIENGRIRRWRDDALPGARQVVVMPENG; from the coding sequence ATGAGCCGGACCGGACCCACCGCCGGCGCCGCGCCCGGCGCAAACCCGACCCTCGAGCGCGTCGAGCGCGACAACGAAGCGCTGGCGCGCTCCTTCTGCGCCGCCTGGTCGGCGATGGACCCGGAGCGGATCGTCGCGCACCTGGCGCCGGACTGCGTCTACCAGATCTACCGCAATGGCCCGGTGAAGCGCGGAGCGCCCGAGATCCACGCGACGCTCGCGGCCTTCATGCAGCGCTGGCAGCGCGTCGAGTTCGAGATCTTCCGCCTCAGCGCGCTGGGCGATTTCGTCCTGCACGAGCGTAGCGAACGCTACACTGGCCGCGACGGCCACCCCGACTGGGAGTTCAACGTCACGAGTTTGCTGCTGATCGAGAACGGCCGGATCCGGCGCTGGCGCGACGACGCACTGCCGGGCGCGCGGCAGGTGGTCGTCATGCCAGAGAACGGGTAG
- a CDS encoding 2-oxoglutarate dehydrogenase E1 component, which yields MSQSLQDYYQSSPLFGSNAPYVEQLYEAFQLDPASVPANWQAFFRSMGSPPRAVTPRPAVAARPGAMPVVPLPARPGDARTEKQAAVARLIQVYSQRGHQIADLDPLGMAERHVPDVLRLESIGLGVADMDTVFYSTGITSTGGAPLRLKDILDLLRRIYSGKVGAEYAHVSSEQERQWLRERLEHAMLGDPFGVAERRQILAQLTAAEGIERYLHTRYVGQKRFSLEGGDTLIPMLDDLIQQGGSGGLQEIVIGMAHRGRINVLVNVLGKAPQALFREFEGKQQPEAMSGSGDVKYHMGFSSDIRTPGGNVHVTLAFNPSHLEIVNPVVEGSVRARQDRRGDATGAEVLPVLIHGDAAFACQGVVTETLQLSQARGFTTGGTVHLIVNNQVGFTISDPRDARSTPNCSDVAKMIEAPVFHVNADDPEAAVLVMRLALDYRQRFRKDVVVDLVCYRRHGHNEADDPSATQPRMYQVIRKHPTTRQIYLRGLVESGVIEASEAERMAENYRDRVDQGQPLPQAVLGQIGNEFTRDWIRHRKADWNESVATAVSAETCAELAREVVHVPAGFTLHPQVNRIVQDRGRMATGELPIDWGFAEMMAYASLLKEGYGVRLTGQDSRRGTFFHRHAVLHDQATGETHVLLGNLAERRAALTITDSLLSEEAVLGFEYGYATTEPRCLVIWEAQFGDFVNGAQVVIDQFISSGEAKWGRLCGLTLFLPHGQEGQGPEHSSARLERFLQLCAELNMQVCVPSTPAQVFHLLRRQMLHDLRKPLIVMTPKSLLRHRLASSPLAELSRGRFQVVLPEVDTLDPAAVRRVVACSGKVYYDLLEARRTHKLAGVALIRVEQLYPFPAREFAGALALYPAAKEIVWCQEEPQNQGAWYQIRHRLQEPLAAGQELFYAGRAAAAAPAPGVFQVHVYQQQMLVDTALGVSGGS from the coding sequence ATGAGTCAATCGCTGCAGGACTACTACCAGAGTTCCCCTCTCTTCGGTTCCAACGCGCCTTACGTGGAGCAGCTCTACGAGGCGTTCCAGCTCGATCCGGCCTCTGTGCCGGCGAACTGGCAGGCGTTTTTCCGTTCGATGGGCTCCCCGCCACGCGCCGTGACACCACGCCCGGCGGTCGCGGCGCGCCCGGGTGCCATGCCGGTGGTGCCGCTGCCGGCGCGTCCGGGCGATGCCCGCACCGAGAAGCAGGCCGCCGTTGCGCGCCTGATCCAGGTCTACAGCCAGCGCGGTCACCAGATCGCCGATCTCGATCCGCTCGGCATGGCGGAGCGCCACGTCCCCGACGTGCTGCGACTGGAATCGATCGGCCTCGGCGTGGCCGACATGGACACGGTGTTCTACAGCACCGGTATCACGAGCACCGGTGGCGCGCCGCTGCGCCTGAAGGACATCCTGGACCTGCTGCGGCGGATCTACTCGGGCAAGGTCGGCGCGGAGTATGCCCATGTCTCCAGTGAGCAGGAGCGCCAGTGGCTGCGCGAGCGACTCGAGCACGCCATGCTCGGCGATCCCTTCGGCGTGGCGGAACGGCGCCAGATCCTCGCGCAGCTCACGGCCGCCGAGGGCATCGAGCGCTACCTGCATACGCGCTATGTCGGGCAGAAGCGTTTTTCCCTCGAAGGCGGCGACACGCTCATACCGATGCTGGATGACCTGATCCAGCAGGGCGGCTCCGGCGGGTTGCAGGAGATCGTGATCGGCATGGCGCACCGCGGGCGCATCAACGTGCTGGTGAACGTGCTCGGCAAGGCTCCGCAGGCGCTGTTTCGCGAGTTCGAGGGCAAGCAGCAGCCGGAGGCCATGAGCGGCTCCGGCGACGTGAAATACCACATGGGTTTCTCCTCGGACATTCGCACGCCGGGCGGCAACGTGCACGTGACCCTGGCGTTCAACCCCTCGCACCTGGAGATCGTCAACCCGGTGGTGGAGGGCTCGGTGCGGGCACGTCAGGATCGCCGCGGCGATGCCACGGGTGCGGAGGTGCTGCCCGTGCTCATCCACGGCGATGCCGCCTTCGCCTGCCAGGGCGTGGTGACCGAGACGCTGCAGTTGTCGCAGGCGCGCGGTTTCACCACCGGCGGCACCGTGCACCTGATCGTGAACAACCAGGTGGGCTTCACCATCAGCGATCCGCGCGACGCACGCTCGACACCTAATTGCAGCGACGTCGCCAAGATGATCGAAGCGCCGGTGTTCCACGTGAACGCGGACGACCCGGAAGCCGCGGTGCTGGTGATGCGGCTCGCCCTCGATTACCGGCAGCGCTTCCGCAAGGACGTGGTGGTGGATCTCGTCTGCTACCGCCGGCATGGGCACAACGAGGCCGACGATCCCTCCGCGACCCAGCCGCGGATGTACCAGGTGATCCGCAAGCACCCGACGACCCGCCAGATATACCTGCGCGGCCTGGTCGAGTCGGGCGTGATCGAGGCGAGCGAAGCCGAGCGCATGGCCGAGAACTACCGTGACCGCGTGGACCAGGGCCAGCCCCTGCCACAGGCGGTGCTCGGCCAGATCGGCAACGAGTTCACCCGCGACTGGATCCGCCACCGCAAGGCCGACTGGAACGAATCGGTCGCGACCGCGGTTTCCGCGGAGACCTGCGCCGAACTGGCGCGCGAGGTCGTGCACGTCCCGGCTGGTTTCACCCTGCACCCGCAGGTCAACCGCATCGTGCAGGATCGCGGCCGGATGGCCACGGGCGAGCTGCCCATCGACTGGGGCTTCGCCGAGATGATGGCCTACGCAAGCCTGCTGAAAGAGGGCTACGGCGTGCGCCTCACCGGCCAGGACAGCCGGCGCGGAACCTTTTTCCATCGCCACGCGGTATTGCACGACCAGGCGACGGGCGAAACGCACGTGCTGCTCGGCAATCTCGCGGAGCGGCGCGCCGCCCTGACCATCACCGATTCGCTGCTCTCCGAAGAGGCAGTGCTCGGCTTCGAGTACGGCTATGCGACCACGGAGCCGCGGTGCCTCGTCATCTGGGAGGCGCAGTTCGGTGACTTCGTGAACGGCGCGCAGGTGGTGATCGACCAGTTCATCAGCTCGGGTGAGGCGAAGTGGGGGCGGCTGTGCGGGCTCACGCTGTTCCTGCCGCACGGCCAGGAAGGGCAGGGGCCGGAACATTCCTCGGCGCGCCTCGAGCGGTTCCTGCAGTTGTGTGCCGAGCTGAACATGCAGGTCTGCGTGCCCTCGACCCCGGCGCAGGTCTTCCACCTGCTGCGCCGGCAGATGCTGCACGACCTGCGCAAGCCCTTGATCGTGATGACGCCGAAGAGCCTGTTGCGCCACCGCCTGGCCAGCTCGCCGCTGGCCGAGCTGAGCCGCGGCCGCTTCCAGGTAGTGCTGCCGGAGGTGGACACGCTCGATCCGGCAGCGGTGCGCCGCGTGGTCGCCTGCAGCGGCAAGGTGTATTACGACCTGCTGGAGGCGCGCCGCACGCACAAGCTCGCCGGGGTTGCGCTGATCCGCGTGGAGCAGCTCTACCCGTTCCCGGCGCGCGAGTTTGCCGGTGCGCTGGCGCTGTATCCGGCCGCGAAGGAGATCGTCTGGTGCCAGGAGGAGCCGCAGAACCAGGGCGCCTGGTACCAGATCCGGCACCGGCTGCAGGAGCCGCTCGCGGCCGGCCAGGAATTGTTCTACGCGGGTCGCGCGGCAGCTGCGGCGCCCGCACCGGGCGTCTTTCAGGTACATGTTTACCAACAGCAGATGTTGGTGGACACTGCGCTTGGCGTC